The DNA window TGCAAAATAAACACAATGCGGCGTTCATGGTGACCTTATCAGGAGAAATATCATTCTCCTTCATATCTGTCAGCAAATCATACACCTCTTTAAGACGGCTCTCCCGCAAAAGCTTAAAGAGCAAAATATTATACTGGAACAATGGGGGGACATACCCTTCAAGGGACTTGTCCCATAAAAACTCCAAAGCCCCTTCTACCTTGCCAGCTTGAACAAGGTTTCTAAGGCACGCACCATAAGCATCGTCCATAGGAGCCAAACCCAACTGCTTAAACTCCTCCATCAACCCCATTGCTTTTCCGTACTGTTTCTTCTTACAAAGAGCATCCACGAGAATAGCAAGTGCGCGGGCACTAAACGGTCGCCCTCTGCTCACTAAATCGCGCAAATAAGCATCGGCATCGTCAAGCAGATTCTGCTTACACAAACTCTTCACCATAATCGAACGTGTGATCTCATTCTCAAAACCCCCATTGCAAATCTGCTTTGCAACGACCTCAACTGCATCGAAACAACTTTGCTCAACAAGGGCATTCAAAAGGACGTGATAAGAGATGACATCCAAGTCCAGACCTCGAAACCGCATTCTACCGAACACCTGGAGTGCAACGTCCGGCTTGCCAGCCACCGCATAACCCATGACCAAAACATTGTCGCAACGGACGTTGTAGCAAAAACTGTGCTTGCCGTAGTCGGCGAGGTAGTCAAGCACAAGGGACGTGAGCTTTGCCTTAGCGAGGATGTTGAAAATGGCGTGGAAGGTTACACTGGTATGGTGGAAGTGCCGCTGTCGGCCTGCCCAGTCGAAGAATTTTAGGCAGCTTAGGACCTGGTGGTGACGAGCCCCGTGGTTAAGCACGGTAAGGACAAAAGACTCTGAAAGTCGAAGATTCAACTGGGAAAGGGCAAGGTCTGCAGCGAGGCGGGAGTTGGCATCGTCCTCATCATGGGCGCCAAGAACCTCGAAGATCCGGTCGAGCAAGCCAATTTCACCGCGCTTGAACCATTCTTTGAAAGAAAATACCAATTTGGCTCTTAAGCTGCTGCCGACCTCTGCATCAATGGCGGATGTTTGGGTCGAAGTGGCTGCGGGATAGAATTGATGCTGGTAGTGGTGGCGAAAATACGGAGAAGGTGTACTGAGAATGAAAATCGAATGGGACCCAAAAACCCTTGAGGATTTAGCTACATGTTTCAGGGGCAACTGAAGCATTATCATGGCTGTGACTCGATTCAGATCAAAAACTGAGTTCTATTATTCGATACAGTTACATGTAATTTTCACTATCTCCATTACATCCATCCCTGTCGCCTTCCAAATGATTCCTTGGCGGAATTCATGTTCGTAAGGAGGAATTCAAATCATCTGAGCAGACAATGAATAAATATTACTAAGAAAAGATTTTCAATCTACATTCACCATGGAACTCAATATTCATAACGTTTTGTTCCTCAAAACTCTATCAACTTGATCAAAAGACAAGtgagaaattccacaaaaacgcaACCCTTTTATTCTACTTGCATCATTGGATCGAACCAGTTGCAAATGCTTTGCCTCTTCCCCACTCATAGTTAATAGCTTCAAAGTCTCTCTTATACACGGGAAAAATGCTTCCGGGCGTACACAAAAAGGTTGGAAAACAAGGAAAAGTGCATTCATATCAACTCCAAACTGATCAATCACCTTGCTGGAAAATTCAATCCCACTTGTGAGAATGCTGCGGGATATATAATGGTCAACTCCTTCAGCCACACTTCGCCATAAATCTAGAAAGTCCTTTGGATTGAGAATCGTCTTGAGAAATTCAAGCTGACTTCTCAAACCATCCAATGCTTCAATCAAACCCATGGACACGGTTAAGTCCCCAactcttaaaattctatcaGGAGTCGTATGTTCTACCAGCTGCTCAAAACATCCTTTATTTTGGACGTCATCCCAGCACAGAGATTCAAACTGACGAAGAACAACACCAATTATCTCCAGAAGCCAATTAGTCTCAAGCTCAACCAAGCTTTTAATTTCTTCCCAAAAGAAGCAAGTATCATTCCGAACATCTCTATTGTGGAGGATAGAATTGTTTTCAGTAATTTTCATCTCCAAAAAGTTCACATCATCAGTCCACTCATGCAGTTTAGACTCAATATATCTGGCAGCATTTATTGATCCGCATATTCTCATCAGGGCATCATCATCTGGATTATCAAGAAAAAATTCAGTTCTCTTGCACCTTAAAACCAATACATTGAAGAAGTGCCAAAGGAATCTGCCAGCAGCTAATCTGATAAACTGGGCACGTGCTAGAATGGCTGGAAAAGTTTCACTCCGTTCAATCATGTCCCAGGAAATTTTGAGCGCAAATTCTGCAACTAAAGGAGCTTTAAAGTCTTCTCTCGTTGAGAGTAAAAACTGTTCAGATTGTGTACCAATATGGGCAGCAGCTCCACATTTTTTATCAATTAACCAAACTCTTTCATCTTTTAGTTCCACTTTCAGTTTCTTCCAGCCATCCTTGAGCTCTATCTTTCCCCAAATTTTTAGCCATTCTGGCCTATCACAGAAGATTCTTAATACTGACACGCCTCTCAAAAATCCTTCGAACCTTTCATGTTCCCCCATAAAGAGACAAGTATCTAAATTTACAAGCGATTTCATCCGTTTATCGAAAGCTACAATAAGGTCTATTAAATGAAGCCAGGAAGATATAACTCCTGATCTCAAGTCTTTTGCCTTGTACCCTTCAGCAAGAAAAGGAAACAATCTTTTCTCCATAAACACAGAAACCATATGAACAATTGCTGTAACCCAAGCTTCTTTGGCACTATACCTCACCAGCCTTGCTTTATCAATCAATGGTTGCAAAACATCATCCACTCCCACAATAAAGTCCTCGGTGATTTTGAATGCAAGACCAAAAATAAATTCAGGCTGCTCAAGCCATTTTGTGAAATGATATTCCATTCGTGATGCAATTGGCATAACCAGTTCATCAATAGCCCAAAGCCCAACATCATTGTCCTTTTGTCCAGAAAAATTAAGTTCGCGTTCTTCCCTCCGTGTCTGCACATGCTGCAAAGCACATAGGTCAAGAAAACTTTGAGAATAACGCTCTCTCTTATCCACATGCATCAAAACTAGTGGATTAGGAACACTGGACATTTGGCCATTCTCAACTTCTGATGACGAAAGCTTTGGTGGCCATCCTAGAGAAGCAAGAAGAGCACGATGATCTGCAAGAATTTGAGGACGAAGAACAGCCAGGGCTTTATCCACTCTAGAATCAACAGATTCCATAAGATGATGCCACTGGCATTTAAATTCTTTAACACCAGCCAACATCTCCTCAATTTCATTCATGGATTTTATTGCTTGAAGTAGCCTTTCTTGTTTCTTCTGGAAGTCCTGCAATCCAAAAGCTGTTAACTACAAAGGTTTGATCTCTACTGTCAACTGATTTTTTCAAATCATTCACAATTAAGAAAGAAAACGAATCAACCCTACAATTAGTGGATCTGGAAGTTTTGCTGACAATATACTCCTTCTGCGTTGATTTACACTATAGAAAACTGCATCTTCAAGGTCTCCAACCACAGCCTCCACCTTCAGAGAGAAATCTGAAAAATCAAAAGGATAGGCTAAACAGCTGGCTGGATACTGGATACTCTTAAGCTATACGTGTTTGCTACAGAAATTAAAATAGCagtcaataaaaattgtgttaAATGCAAAGAGGAAAAGCCCTTCGGAGAAGACCACATTAAGCTCTTGTACTTGGGTGGCCAACTCTTGGTGCCCTGTGCCGTAAATTCTTCTCTCATtcaaaaggggggaaaaaagttCTCTTAACCTTAACTTCTGCAACTATCAAGAAAACTCGGGAAGAACTCTGATGCCCTCAACAGAATATAGCTCAGACCATTAGGTTCTAACGCTACACTAAAAACAGACATAACCATGTTAGCATTTTAAGCAATAAAAGAGTTTCTTGATAGAGCTTGCAGCTTTTATAGAAACGCTAGTTATTAATGCCAATTTAGAAACTTAGAAGAACAAAAGTAACAATTTCAGTCATGACATCTCAAAATCCAAGCAGTCTATGCACTCTTGTACAagaacaataaaacaaaaaatcaagctACACAGATTCAGAACTCATAATCTATTAAAAGGGAATAATTACTCTCAAACTCACCCACATATTTGCGAATATTTTCAATTCTACGCAACTCCTTCACAAGTCGAGGCAGCTCCTCCCCCAAAATCTTCTGAATTCTCCTAGGACCAATTCCACCTACAAGCCCAGacattaaaatcaaaaaaagaagtatAAATGAGTATTTGAGCAATTCACGGTTACTAACATTGAGAAGTGCAGAGACAGAGATTCTCCAAATTGTGGTTGATACGACGAAGGGATGCTTTGGTGGCAAAAGAACGGGAGATCCATGAAACGGCGCGCTTGGTGATAGTTCTCCGAAGGTGAAGAAGATTAACGTCCAAATCAGAACAGTAGTTGTTGAGTTCGGTGAAGAGAAGTGGAGCCCCACGAAGATCGTGGGGTTCCTTGAAATGTCCGTTCACAAACCCTAATTGATGGAGTGAGAGCTCGCTGAGTTTGGGCAACGCAGCAGGAGGTGCGGACGGTTCCATTAATGCCCGAAGTTGCACAACTGAGAAAGGACAGAGCGTTGCAGACTTACTTACCGACTTGAATAAAAATGATAcagaaaaatacatattttaattttttatgtgatAACTAAAttgttcaaataaaaaatatattacttctcaaaaaaaatttagtttatAGGtctatataaaataattttttatgaataaaattatTCAATTACTTGAGTTGTTTGAGAACAAAGTCTTCAATTTAGCCGAAAATAAAATCTCCTTCATGGATGAAATTATTTAGTTAGTTAATTGAGTTGGCTTGGAATAAAATCTTCCagttgtaaaaaaaattcagcTACTTAACATAGCTCACAATAAAATCAACTAGAAGATAACTAAAATTTATAGATaaatataaatgtttttttttcgaaagtatttaaaaaattaaggttttcttaaaaaataaattgaatctAATTAATTATACAAAATtactaattattaatattaatttaattttataataaaagaTATAAATTCCTCTATTCCCAAATAACTTAGGACATTTTTTCTGAATCGAAACGACGGAGCTAAAAGGGGCATATATGGATGGAGCGTCTTCCAACCTCGCAGTCTGCATAACTTCTTGAATTGATGGATTTTTCT is part of the Tripterygium wilfordii isolate XIE 37 chromosome 7, ASM1340144v1, whole genome shotgun sequence genome and encodes:
- the LOC120002908 gene encoding RINT1-like protein MAG2L, with the protein product MEPSAPPAALPKLSELSLHQLGFVNGHFKEPHDLRGAPLLFTELNNYCSDLDVNLLHLRRTITKRAVSWISRSFATKASLRRINHNLENLCLCTSQCGIGPRRIQKILGEELPRLVKELRRIENIRKYVDFSLKVEAVVGDLEDAVFYSVNQRRRSILSAKLPDPLIDFQKKQERLLQAIKSMNEIEEMLAGVKEFKCQWHHLMESVDSRVDKALAVLRPQILADHRALLASLGWPPKLSSSEVENGQMSSVPNPLVLMHVDKRERYSQSFLDLCALQHVQTRREERELNFSGQKDNDVGLWAIDELVMPIASRMEYHFTKWLEQPEFIFGLAFKITEDFIVGVDDVLQPLIDKARLVRYSAKEAWVTAIVHMVSVFMEKRLFPFLAEGYKAKDLRSGVISSWLHLIDLIVAFDKRMKSLVNLDTCLFMGEHERFEGFLRGVSVLRIFCDRPEWLKIWGKIELKDGWKKLKVELKDERVWLIDKKCGAAAHIGTQSEQFLLSTREDFKAPLVAEFALKISWDMIERSETFPAILARAQFIRLAAGRFLWHFFNVLVLRCKRTEFFLDNPDDDALMRICGSINAARYIESKLHEWTDDVNFLEMKITENNSILHNRDVRNDTCFFWEEIKSLVELETNWLLEIIGVVLRQFESLCWDDVQNKGCFEQLVEHTTPDRILRVGDLTVSMGLIEALDGLRSQLEFLKTILNPKDFLDLWRSVAEGVDHYISRSILTSGIEFSSKVIDQFGVDMNALFLVFQPFCVRPEAFFPCIRETLKLLTMSGEEAKHLQLVRSNDASRIKGLRFCGISHLSFDQVDRVLRNKTL